A part of Nesterenkonia lutea genomic DNA contains:
- a CDS encoding ABC transporter substrate-binding protein → MPTMNLSPRLGRTTAAAVVVLMALTACGTTDVGETEDESASADSGPVTVTDYRGEEITLDAPAERVVTLEWAQTENVEILGGNQVGVADLEGYEMWNSAAPVEEGTTDVGLRTEPSLEAIGQADPDLILGVDVSVPEGLLEDLEEIAPVVLQPGADASDPLGNMEDNFRVTAELLGAEDRADEVWTEFEETRDAGAATIEAAGVGGTPFVLVYPTVEGNTATFRMHGPGALAQTLGEEIGLTSAWEDEGDEAFAISQSDIEGLTALEEDTILYWWTAETEPEDPFAELEDNSAWTSLGFVENEATHPVEEIWIYGGPASAGQWIDYLADTAVETAGQ, encoded by the coding sequence ATGCCCACTATGAACCTCTCTCCACGCCTCGGCAGGACAACGGCGGCCGCCGTCGTCGTCCTGATGGCACTGACCGCATGCGGCACCACCGACGTCGGAGAGACCGAGGACGAGTCGGCCTCCGCCGATTCGGGACCGGTCACCGTCACGGACTATCGCGGGGAGGAGATCACCCTGGATGCCCCCGCGGAGCGCGTGGTCACCCTGGAATGGGCGCAGACGGAGAACGTCGAGATCCTCGGCGGCAATCAGGTCGGCGTCGCTGACCTCGAGGGGTATGAGATGTGGAACTCGGCCGCGCCGGTCGAGGAGGGCACCACCGACGTGGGGCTGCGCACCGAGCCCAGCCTCGAGGCCATCGGCCAGGCGGACCCCGACCTGATCCTGGGTGTGGACGTCTCCGTCCCCGAGGGCCTGCTGGAGGATCTCGAGGAGATCGCCCCCGTGGTGCTGCAGCCCGGTGCCGACGCCTCGGATCCGCTGGGCAACATGGAGGACAATTTCCGCGTGACCGCGGAGCTGCTCGGCGCGGAGGATCGTGCCGATGAGGTCTGGACCGAGTTCGAAGAGACCCGCGACGCCGGCGCCGCGACCATCGAAGCCGCAGGTGTGGGCGGCACCCCCTTCGTTCTGGTCTACCCGACCGTCGAGGGCAACACCGCCACCTTCCGCATGCACGGCCCCGGAGCTCTGGCCCAGACCCTCGGTGAGGAGATCGGTCTGACCTCGGCCTGGGAGGACGAGGGTGACGAGGCCTTCGCGATCAGCCAGTCTGACATCGAAGGGCTGACCGCGCTGGAGGAGGACACGATCCTGTACTGGTGGACCGCGGAGACCGAACCCGAGGATCCCTTCGCCGAGCTCGAGGACAACTCGGCCTGGACCTCCCTGGGCTTCGTCGAGAATGAGGCCACTCACCCGGTGGAGGAGATCTGGATCTACGGCGGGCCCGCCTCGGCGGGTCAGTGGATCGACTATCTCGCCGACACCGCAGTCGAGACTGCCGGCCAGTAG
- a CDS encoding ABC transporter ATP-binding protein yields the protein MQINHTPATLRTESISVSYGAAPVVIDADIELLPGGVTALIGPNGSGKSTLLRGICRLAQTRGQVTLDGSDSAALSPRAFARRLTILAQQRPTPGGLTVTEVVELGRHPHRRRFSRTDDASRRAVQRAIELTGLEELAHRPVTELSGGQLQRVWLATCLAQETDVLLLDEPTTFLDLKHQMSLLDLIRDLADTHGLTIGVVLHDLEQAADIADRVILVAEGRITATGTPAEVMTAERLSGTFGVDIQVTELPFGGLAVRAQRAGRRGAAGQLTEPALLSA from the coding sequence GTGCAAATCAATCACACTCCCGCCACGCTGCGAACAGAGTCGATCTCGGTCTCCTATGGAGCGGCCCCGGTGGTCATCGATGCCGATATCGAACTGCTGCCAGGCGGAGTCACCGCGCTCATCGGTCCCAACGGCAGCGGCAAGTCCACGCTGCTGCGCGGCATCTGCCGTCTCGCCCAGACCCGAGGCCAGGTCACGCTGGACGGCTCCGACAGCGCGGCGCTCTCGCCGCGTGCCTTCGCCAGACGGCTGACCATCCTGGCCCAGCAGCGGCCCACCCCGGGAGGCCTCACCGTGACCGAGGTCGTGGAGCTCGGTCGACATCCGCACCGCCGGCGCTTCAGCCGCACCGACGACGCCTCTCGCCGTGCCGTGCAGCGCGCGATCGAGCTGACCGGACTGGAAGAGCTCGCGCACCGTCCGGTGACCGAACTCTCCGGAGGCCAGCTCCAGCGCGTCTGGCTGGCCACCTGCCTGGCTCAGGAGACCGACGTCCTGCTGCTGGACGAGCCCACCACCTTCCTGGACCTCAAGCACCAGATGAGCCTGCTCGATCTCATCCGGGACCTCGCTGACACCCATGGCCTGACCATCGGTGTGGTGCTCCATGACCTGGAGCAGGCAGCCGACATCGCCGACCGGGTCATCCTGGTCGCAGAGGGCCGGATCACCGCCACCGGCACGCCCGCCGAGGTGATGACCGCAGAACGGCTGAGCGGCACCTTCGGCGTGGACATCCAGGTGACCGAGCTGCCGTTCGGCGGACTGGCCGTGCGTGCCCAGCGTGCCGGACGCCGCGGAGCCGCGGGGCAGCTCACAGAACCGGCACTGCTCTCCGCCTGA
- a CDS encoding phosphomannomutase/phosphoglucomutase, whose translation MSPVTIDLSASFKAYDVRGLVDETITEESVRAVGAAFVDILGLAGQTVLVGGDMRASSGDFAAAFTQGATSRGADVTQLGLISTDMLYFASGTLDAPGVVFTASHNPAEYNGMKMSKAGAVPLSAETGLEDIRDAAQAYLEAEEIPAVEAPGSVETVNILARYAEYLRSLVDLSGIRPLKVVVDAANGMSGLTTGAVLGDDLLAPLPLEITPLFFELDGTFPNHPANPLESENLRDLQAAVRETGADIGLAFDGDADRCFVIDELGQPVSPSAVTALVARREITRAQAEGEDTPVVIHNLITSRAVPELVEQAGGRPVETRVGHSYIKAVMAQEQAIFGGEHSAHYYFREFFNADTGMLAAMHVLASLGNQDEPLSQLAAEFNPYFASGEINSEVQDKAAAATRVETSFAERDVEISHMDGLTVRASDGTWWFNLRPSNTEPFLRFNGEAHSQEQMESVRDEVLGLVRQS comes from the coding sequence ATGAGCCCCGTGACCATTGATCTTTCTGCCTCATTCAAGGCTTATGACGTCCGCGGGCTCGTGGACGAGACCATCACCGAAGAGTCGGTGCGCGCCGTCGGCGCCGCCTTCGTGGACATCCTCGGCCTGGCGGGACAGACCGTGCTCGTGGGCGGAGACATGCGCGCCTCCTCGGGAGACTTCGCCGCCGCCTTCACGCAGGGCGCCACCTCTCGTGGCGCCGACGTGACCCAGCTCGGCCTGATCTCCACGGACATGCTCTATTTCGCCTCCGGCACGCTGGACGCCCCCGGCGTCGTCTTCACCGCCAGCCACAACCCGGCCGAGTACAACGGCATGAAGATGTCCAAGGCCGGTGCCGTGCCGCTCTCCGCGGAGACCGGGCTGGAAGACATCCGCGACGCCGCGCAGGCGTACCTCGAGGCCGAAGAGATCCCAGCGGTGGAAGCACCCGGTTCGGTGGAGACGGTCAACATCCTCGCCCGGTACGCGGAGTACCTCCGCTCCCTGGTGGACCTCTCCGGGATCCGCCCGCTCAAGGTCGTGGTCGACGCCGCGAACGGCATGTCCGGGCTCACCACCGGTGCAGTGCTCGGCGATGACCTCCTCGCACCGCTGCCACTGGAGATCACCCCGCTGTTCTTCGAGCTCGACGGCACCTTTCCCAATCACCCCGCCAACCCCCTGGAGTCGGAGAACCTGCGCGACCTGCAGGCCGCCGTGCGCGAGACCGGGGCGGACATCGGTCTGGCCTTCGACGGCGACGCCGACCGCTGCTTCGTGATCGACGAGCTGGGTCAGCCCGTCTCCCCCTCCGCGGTGACCGCGCTGGTGGCCCGCCGCGAGATCACCCGCGCCCAGGCCGAAGGTGAGGACACCCCGGTGGTGATCCACAACCTGATCACCTCCCGCGCGGTCCCGGAGCTGGTGGAGCAGGCCGGTGGACGCCCGGTGGAGACCCGCGTGGGACATTCCTACATCAAGGCCGTGATGGCGCAGGAGCAGGCCATCTTCGGCGGGGAGCACTCCGCGCACTACTATTTCCGCGAGTTCTTCAACGCCGACACCGGGATGCTCGCCGCCATGCATGTGCTGGCCTCGCTGGGCAACCAGGACGAGCCGCTGAGCCAGCTCGCCGCCGAGTTCAACCCCTATTTCGCCTCCGGTGAGATCAACTCTGAGGTCCAGGACAAGGCCGCGGCCGCGACACGGGTGGAGACCAGCTTCGCCGAGCGCGACGTGGAGATCTCCCATATGGACGGGCTGACCGTCCGCGCCAGCGATGGCACCTGGTGGTTCAACCTGCGGCCCTCCAACACCGAGCCGTTCCTGCGCTTCAACGGCGAGGCCCACAGCCAGGAGCAGATGGAATCCGTCCGCGACGAGGTCCTCGGACTGGTCCGACAGAGCTGA
- a CDS encoding Fpg/Nei family DNA glycosylase, with product MPEGDTVFRQAAVLHGALAGRELLTSDFRVPAYATVDLSGRAVERVIARGKHLLIEFGDVTVQSHLKMEGTWHVYARDSHGGRVQWRRPAHTARCVLRTAQHEAVGFSLGELHVLTPAEEREKLAHLGPDPLGPDWDADEAARRLLASPRRSIGVALLDQRNLAGVGNVFRSEICFLAGVLPSRPVADVPDLARVIRLSEKLLQVNRLRSRRCTTGDPAAGPPYWVYGRGSRPCMRCGTRLSRGELGEAELRRAAVADRVIYFCPSCQS from the coding sequence ATGCCAGAGGGAGACACGGTGTTCCGGCAGGCTGCCGTGCTGCACGGCGCTCTCGCGGGACGGGAGCTGCTCACCAGCGATTTCCGGGTGCCCGCCTACGCCACCGTGGACCTCTCCGGGCGCGCCGTCGAGCGTGTCATCGCCCGCGGCAAGCATCTGCTCATCGAGTTCGGCGACGTGACAGTGCAGTCACATCTGAAGATGGAAGGCACCTGGCACGTCTACGCCCGAGACAGCCACGGCGGAAGGGTGCAGTGGAGACGCCCGGCCCATACCGCGCGCTGCGTGCTGCGCACAGCGCAGCACGAGGCGGTCGGATTCTCCCTGGGGGAGCTGCATGTCCTGACTCCGGCGGAGGAGCGGGAGAAGCTCGCCCATCTGGGACCAGATCCTCTGGGGCCCGACTGGGACGCCGACGAGGCCGCACGCCGGCTGCTCGCCTCACCCCGGCGCAGCATCGGAGTCGCGCTGCTGGATCAGCGAAACCTCGCCGGCGTGGGCAATGTCTTCCGCAGCGAGATCTGCTTCCTCGCCGGGGTCCTCCCCAGCCGCCCGGTCGCCGACGTGCCTGACCTGGCCCGGGTCATCCGGCTCTCCGAGAAGCTCCTCCAGGTCAATCGCCTGCGCAGCCGACGCTGCACCACCGGAGACCCCGCCGCCGGCCCTCCCTACTGGGTCTACGGACGTGGCAGCAGACCTTGCATGCGCTGCGGAACGAGACTGAGCCGCGGCGAGCTGGGCGAGGCCGAGCTGCGCAGAGCGGCAGTCGCCGATCGAGTGATCTACTTCTGCCCCTCCTGTCAGTCCTGA
- a CDS encoding haloacid dehalogenase type II: MRTTPAVIIFDVNETLSDMGAMGGSFEREGLPPVLARAWFAELLRDGFALTSTGKNPAFADLAADGLRRLIAEHSSHPDPDRQVERILGVFKKLEMHGDAAPGIRGLGRLAQLVTLSNGAPSVADSLLSRAGVRDQFSQLLSVEDALLWKPAREAYDYAAQTLDRPVEQLMLVAVHPWDIQGAHSAGLRTAWINRRGSAYPSYFAAPDIEAADLVELAEKLQQTS; this comes from the coding sequence ATGAGGACCACGCCAGCTGTCATCATCTTCGACGTGAATGAGACCCTCTCCGATATGGGTGCGATGGGAGGGTCCTTCGAACGGGAGGGGCTGCCCCCGGTCCTCGCCCGGGCCTGGTTCGCCGAACTCCTGCGCGACGGCTTCGCCCTGACCTCCACCGGGAAGAACCCCGCCTTCGCGGACCTCGCCGCCGATGGCCTGCGCCGACTCATCGCCGAACATTCCAGCCACCCTGACCCGGACCGGCAGGTGGAGAGGATCCTCGGCGTCTTCAAGAAACTGGAGATGCACGGCGACGCCGCCCCCGGGATCCGGGGCCTCGGCCGGCTCGCACAGCTGGTGACTCTGAGCAACGGAGCGCCCAGTGTCGCCGATTCTCTGCTCAGCCGGGCAGGTGTCAGGGACCAGTTCTCGCAGCTGCTCAGCGTCGAGGACGCGCTGCTCTGGAAACCCGCGCGCGAGGCCTATGACTATGCCGCGCAGACTCTTGATCGCCCCGTCGAGCAGCTGATGCTCGTCGCCGTGCACCCCTGGGACATCCAGGGCGCACACTCTGCCGGCCTGCGGACCGCATGGATCAACCGCAGAGGCAGCGCCTACCCCTCGTACTTCGCGGCCCCAGACATCGAGGCCGCAGACCTGGTGGAGCTCGCCGAGAAGCTCCAGCAGACGAGCTGA
- a CDS encoding MDR family MFS transporter: MSISTEAEARSQALDPRGTRVIWLLLISAFVAILNETTMGIAIPHLNVELGIAPSLGQWLTSAFMLTMAVVIPVTGLVIQRFTTRGVFLTAMSLFTAGTLICLVAPGFAVLLLGRIIQASGTAIMMPLLMTTVMNVVPEHSRGRIMGRAGIVMALAPAIGPTVSGVILDSLSWRWLFGLILPIALIALLIGAKWMLNLGESEHRRIDVASIVLSALGFGGVVFALSQFGSAHSGESTISSAGASLLLVGAGISLALFVWRQLRLQRQEQALLDLRVFRSLNFTMSVAVMSILALSMFGSLTLLPLYLQNVVGLSATQAGLIILPGSIVMGILGPVVGAIYDSRGPRPLLIPGTVLVSAGLWSYSAVGQDTSVVVLAAIQVAMSVGLAMSFTPLFSASLSSLRPSLYSHGSAVLNTLQQVAGAAGVAVLITTMSSVAADESGALGEITAQAAGAQSAFMTAAIVSLAAVIGAFFVRAPSRAEDQLPSADPS; the protein is encoded by the coding sequence GTGTCCATCAGCACAGAGGCCGAAGCTCGGTCGCAAGCGCTCGATCCCCGCGGCACGCGAGTCATCTGGCTGCTGCTGATCTCGGCGTTCGTCGCGATCCTCAACGAGACGACCATGGGCATCGCGATTCCGCATCTGAATGTCGAGCTCGGCATCGCGCCTTCGCTGGGGCAGTGGCTGACAAGTGCCTTCATGCTCACCATGGCCGTCGTCATCCCGGTGACCGGTCTGGTGATCCAACGGTTCACCACGCGCGGAGTCTTCTTGACCGCGATGTCCCTGTTCACCGCGGGCACGCTGATCTGCCTGGTGGCACCGGGGTTCGCCGTGCTGCTGCTGGGCCGGATCATCCAGGCTTCGGGAACGGCGATCATGATGCCGCTGCTGATGACCACGGTCATGAACGTGGTCCCGGAGCATTCCCGCGGACGGATCATGGGCCGCGCCGGCATCGTGATGGCACTGGCACCCGCCATCGGCCCGACAGTCTCCGGAGTCATCCTGGATTCACTGAGCTGGCGGTGGCTGTTCGGTCTGATTCTCCCGATCGCCCTGATCGCGCTGCTGATCGGCGCGAAGTGGATGCTGAACCTGGGAGAGTCGGAGCACCGCCGCATCGATGTCGCCTCGATCGTCCTGTCGGCGCTTGGATTCGGCGGCGTCGTGTTCGCGCTCAGTCAGTTCGGCAGCGCCCATTCAGGAGAGTCGACGATCTCCTCTGCGGGCGCCTCGCTCCTGCTCGTGGGCGCCGGGATCTCTCTCGCCCTGTTCGTGTGGCGACAGCTGCGGCTTCAGCGCCAGGAACAGGCCCTGCTGGATCTCCGGGTCTTCCGCTCACTGAACTTCACGATGTCGGTCGCGGTGATGTCGATCCTGGCACTGTCGATGTTCGGAAGTCTGACGCTGCTCCCGCTGTATCTGCAGAACGTCGTCGGTCTGTCCGCGACCCAGGCCGGACTGATCATCCTGCCCGGATCCATCGTCATGGGGATCCTGGGGCCCGTCGTCGGAGCGATCTACGACTCCCGTGGTCCGCGACCGCTGCTCATCCCCGGAACCGTTCTCGTCTCAGCTGGACTCTGGTCCTACAGCGCAGTGGGGCAGGACACCTCCGTGGTGGTGCTCGCGGCGATCCAGGTGGCGATGTCCGTCGGACTGGCCATGTCGTTCACTCCCTTGTTCTCGGCATCGCTGAGCTCCCTGCGACCGAGTCTCTACTCGCACGGGTCCGCAGTGCTGAACACCCTCCAACAGGTCGCGGGGGCTGCCGGTGTGGCCGTGCTGATCACCACGATGTCATCGGTGGCGGCCGACGAGTCCGGCGCGCTCGGGGAGATCACAGCCCAGGCAGCCGGTGCCCAGTCAGCGTTCATGACCGCCGCGATCGTGTCACTGGCGGCTGTGATCGGAGCGTTCTTCGTCCGCGCACCATCGCGCGCCGAGGACCAGCTGCCCTCCGCTGACCCCAGCTGA
- a CDS encoding threonine/serine exporter family protein — MQPHDPIQAESASAAIDPRIDPSDHEAVLLPVVHPAEEPEETGSFAQHLTRHVIDSWNHSAAEETHHDLPETNEPTSFHAPEPYRFEDSSAPPTFPTSTYFPSDALHGTEQWPDSQAAHEGMDGFPIEADGVFNGTSQGTRPGQPGRRISFPARFIAEKFTRPVSQATGQMSTLDWLSGTPFENPHQAQEPGEADELVTINLVLDIGEALFRYGAGALEVETSTIAVTSAFGMKNTDVDITNQSIILNWSPPGKIPYSRVRVVRSWSANFRALSEVHTLVTDIAFGRITRAEAEETLQDITRDPKPYPRWVVAMAGALFAGLFASYTGAPLLDASLGFLATLLVLAVTRQLAIWRVPEIFTLAAGGFLATAVALCALTMGAPITTSMVVAGGLMILLPSVRIVSAIQDAINAFPITAAGRLVSSLVAFSGLTAGIMLGVVLTGRAGAPEVDVTREILRIYHPGVLTLLVFLTAITAAVVQQAPYRLLLPTGGVAALGFAGVYGAEFMGFGGWFTPIVGATVVGALARVVALRLRAPQLVVAVPAMMFMLPGLIVFRGMYQIAISESVASRSAGLYGIFDALIIIMAIAAGIVLGDVLMRPLTKRLQSNERSKGRRR, encoded by the coding sequence ATGCAGCCCCATGATCCGATCCAGGCCGAGAGCGCGTCTGCCGCCATCGATCCACGCATCGATCCCAGCGACCACGAGGCCGTGCTGCTGCCGGTCGTGCACCCCGCCGAGGAGCCGGAAGAGACGGGGAGCTTCGCGCAGCACCTGACCCGGCACGTCATCGATTCCTGGAATCACTCGGCCGCTGAAGAGACTCATCACGACCTGCCCGAGACGAATGAGCCGACGTCGTTCCATGCGCCGGAGCCCTATCGCTTCGAGGATTCGAGCGCACCTCCGACCTTTCCGACATCGACGTATTTCCCCTCCGACGCACTGCATGGGACCGAACAGTGGCCCGACTCCCAAGCTGCCCACGAGGGTATGGACGGCTTTCCGATCGAGGCTGATGGTGTGTTCAACGGCACATCGCAGGGCACGCGTCCGGGACAGCCTGGACGGCGGATCTCCTTCCCGGCGCGGTTCATCGCAGAGAAGTTCACCCGCCCCGTCTCTCAGGCCACCGGCCAGATGTCTACGCTGGACTGGCTCTCCGGAACACCGTTCGAGAACCCCCATCAGGCCCAGGAGCCGGGTGAGGCCGACGAGCTGGTCACGATCAACCTGGTCCTCGACATCGGTGAGGCCCTGTTCCGCTACGGGGCCGGCGCTCTGGAGGTGGAGACCTCCACCATCGCCGTCACCTCTGCCTTCGGGATGAAGAACACAGACGTCGACATCACCAACCAGTCGATCATCCTCAACTGGTCGCCCCCGGGAAAGATCCCGTACTCACGAGTGCGGGTGGTGCGCTCCTGGTCGGCGAACTTTCGGGCGCTCTCCGAGGTGCACACCCTCGTGACCGACATCGCCTTCGGGAGGATCACCCGCGCGGAGGCGGAGGAGACCCTGCAGGACATCACTCGGGACCCCAAGCCCTATCCGCGGTGGGTCGTCGCCATGGCCGGCGCCCTGTTCGCGGGGCTCTTCGCCAGCTACACCGGGGCGCCGCTGCTGGACGCCTCGCTGGGATTCCTGGCGACTCTGCTCGTGCTCGCGGTCACGCGCCAGCTGGCCATCTGGCGCGTGCCGGAGATCTTCACCCTCGCGGCCGGAGGGTTCCTGGCGACAGCTGTGGCGCTCTGTGCGCTCACCATGGGAGCGCCGATCACCACCTCCATGGTGGTCGCGGGGGGACTGATGATCCTGCTCCCCAGCGTGCGGATCGTCTCTGCCATCCAGGATGCGATCAATGCCTTCCCCATCACCGCGGCGGGCCGTCTGGTCTCCTCTCTGGTGGCCTTCTCAGGATTGACCGCCGGGATCATGCTCGGGGTGGTGCTCACCGGGCGGGCCGGCGCCCCCGAGGTCGATGTGACCCGCGAGATCCTGCGGATCTATCACCCCGGTGTCCTCACTCTGCTCGTCTTCCTCACGGCCATCACGGCCGCTGTCGTGCAGCAGGCTCCCTACCGGCTTCTGCTGCCCACGGGAGGAGTCGCTGCGCTCGGCTTCGCAGGGGTCTACGGGGCCGAGTTCATGGGCTTCGGGGGATGGTTCACCCCGATCGTGGGCGCGACGGTGGTCGGGGCCCTGGCGAGGGTGGTGGCACTGCGGCTGCGCGCGCCCCAGCTCGTGGTGGCGGTGCCGGCGATGATGTTCATGCTTCCCGGACTGATCGTCTTCCGCGGGATGTACCAGATAGCGATCAGCGAATCCGTGGCCTCTCGCTCAGCAGGCCTGTATGGGATCTTCGACGCGCTGATCATCATCATGGCGATCGCTGCGGGAATCGTGCTGGGGGACGTCCTGATGCGGCCGCTGACCAAGCGGCTGCAGTCCAACGAACGCAGCAAGGGACGGCGGCGCTGA
- a CDS encoding TetR family transcriptional regulator, translated as MDESIGIRERARGALRVELADVALRQFEDRGYDETTVDDIATAAGISPRTFYRYFGTKEDVLFSDLPPSSIDLPELLSEHLARLAPWEALHQTLRNVPESVRAQRGRWSRQLRVVNTSDTLRAGHLEQHLNLAQSLIPVLSPRLGGPAALDDLRARVLVHAALTCFDTAFSHWAEHEGDIEILEAVDAAFSTFSSADPAQS; from the coding sequence ATGGACGAGTCGATCGGCATCAGGGAACGCGCGCGGGGAGCACTACGAGTGGAACTCGCCGACGTGGCGCTGCGTCAGTTCGAGGACCGCGGCTATGACGAGACCACCGTCGACGACATCGCCACCGCCGCCGGGATCTCACCACGGACCTTCTACCGATACTTCGGCACCAAGGAAGATGTGCTCTTCAGTGATCTGCCCCCCAGCAGCATCGACCTGCCCGAGCTGCTCAGCGAGCACCTCGCCCGTCTGGCTCCCTGGGAGGCGCTGCATCAGACTCTGCGGAACGTCCCGGAGAGCGTCCGCGCTCAGCGGGGTCGCTGGTCACGGCAGCTCCGCGTGGTCAACACCAGCGACACCTTGCGCGCAGGGCACCTGGAGCAGCACCTGAACCTGGCACAGTCACTGATTCCCGTCCTCTCCCCGCGGCTCGGCGGACCGGCGGCCCTGGACGACCTGCGTGCCCGCGTCCTCGTCCACGCCGCCCTGACGTGCTTCGACACCGCGTTCTCCCACTGGGCCGAACACGAGGGTGATATCGAGATCCTGGAAGCCGTGGACGCCGCGTTCAGCACATTTTCAAGCGCCGACCCCGCACAGTCCTGA
- a CDS encoding iron ABC transporter permease yields MTPLETVAGTTPAAAAVRDAPGRARAAATAALVLGAALLLALSLVHLTQGTSAASPLDLLAALFSSDDGAAASQLRALALDSRLPRLVGGLVVGAALGVAGCALQAMTRNPLASPDTLAVNAGAHLALTAAAAFGVSMPLLSSAALAFLGGGTAAGVVLLLAGFSEHAPIRLVLAGTVVAMGLASVTAALLMLYAQSTQGLFLWGAGTLNLAGLSGLLPLLPVVLAAAIGLVLLSRSTDVLALGTDTAQSMGVNVAFLRGALLVCAVALSAASVTMVGPLGFVGLCAPAIVRLAASRVSRLGRFAWALGASALVGALIVIGADVAVRALVFAVAGPNLAVAIPTGVVTSLVGAVFLVALALRMRSAGGNQEISAMPLPHGVTLSRRVMFTLAAAVLLMILAGAGMLLGDWWLKIGDVQLWISGEAARAIEITLDFRAPRVAAAVLAGAVLAIAGALVQTVTRNPLADPGILGVAAAGGAGAVVALILFSTSAWTMSAGAMVGAIIAGLVVFLLAGSRGSSPEKVVLVGIGVMTAAQAITQLLISSTNPYNQAMAISFLGGSTFGTTWSDLTPILLMLVLSVPVLIFLRRELDLISIDELTPRILGVRLARVRATALIIGVLLSAVAVVGVGVISFVGLAAPHMARMLVSREHRWFLPVAALLGAVLVSVSDTFGRTVIAPDQLPAGLVVAVLGPPYLLWLLKRSTRS; encoded by the coding sequence GTGACGCCGCTGGAGACTGTCGCCGGCACGACCCCCGCCGCGGCAGCGGTCCGGGACGCGCCGGGCAGGGCACGCGCAGCCGCGACCGCAGCCCTGGTCCTCGGCGCAGCGCTGCTGCTGGCGCTCTCCCTGGTGCACCTGACCCAGGGCACCTCGGCGGCATCGCCGCTGGACCTGCTGGCGGCACTCTTCAGCTCCGACGACGGCGCCGCCGCCTCTCAGCTCCGGGCCCTCGCACTGGATTCGCGGCTTCCGCGGCTCGTGGGAGGGCTCGTGGTGGGAGCGGCGCTGGGCGTGGCCGGATGCGCGCTGCAGGCGATGACCCGCAACCCGCTCGCCTCACCGGACACGCTGGCCGTCAACGCAGGGGCGCATCTCGCGCTCACTGCGGCGGCGGCCTTCGGCGTCTCGATGCCGCTGCTGAGCTCCGCCGCACTGGCCTTTCTCGGCGGAGGCACGGCGGCCGGCGTCGTGCTGCTGCTCGCAGGGTTCTCCGAGCATGCGCCGATCCGGCTCGTGCTCGCCGGCACTGTGGTGGCCATGGGACTGGCCTCGGTCACCGCCGCGCTGCTCATGCTCTATGCCCAGTCCACCCAGGGGCTCTTCCTCTGGGGTGCTGGCACGCTGAACCTCGCGGGTCTCTCCGGGCTGCTGCCCCTGCTGCCGGTCGTTCTCGCCGCAGCCATCGGACTGGTGCTGCTCTCGCGCAGCACTGATGTGCTCGCGCTGGGCACCGACACCGCCCAGTCCATGGGAGTGAACGTGGCGTTCCTGCGTGGAGCGCTGCTGGTCTGCGCCGTGGCGCTGTCCGCCGCCTCGGTGACAATGGTCGGCCCGCTGGGCTTCGTGGGCCTGTGCGCCCCCGCGATCGTCCGGCTGGCCGCGTCCAGGGTGAGCCGGCTGGGTCGCTTCGCCTGGGCACTGGGAGCCTCGGCCCTGGTCGGGGCGCTCATCGTGATCGGCGCCGACGTGGCCGTGCGTGCCCTGGTCTTCGCCGTGGCCGGTCCGAACCTAGCGGTGGCGATACCCACCGGTGTGGTCACCTCGCTGGTCGGCGCCGTGTTCCTGGTGGCCCTGGCCCTGCGGATGCGCAGCGCCGGCGGCAACCAGGAGATCTCAGCGATGCCGCTGCCACATGGGGTCACGCTCAGTCGACGGGTCATGTTCACCCTCGCCGCGGCCGTGCTGCTGATGATCCTCGCCGGCGCGGGGATGCTGCTGGGGGACTGGTGGCTGAAGATCGGCGACGTCCAGCTCTGGATCTCCGGAGAGGCTGCGCGCGCCATCGAGATCACCCTGGACTTCCGTGCGCCTCGCGTGGCCGCCGCCGTGCTGGCCGGGGCCGTGCTGGCGATCGCGGGTGCGCTGGTGCAGACCGTGACCCGCAACCCGCTGGCGGACCCCGGCATCCTGGGTGTGGCAGCCGCAGGAGGCGCCGGCGCTGTGGTGGCGCTGATCCTCTTCAGCACTTCCGCCTGGACCATGTCCGCCGGCGCCATGGTCGGGGCGATCATCGCCGGGCTCGTGGTGTTTCTGCTGGCCGGTTCGCGCGGAAGCTCCCCGGAGAAGGTGGTGCTGGTCGGCATCGGCGTCATGACTGCAGCTCAGGCGATCACCCAGCTGCTCATCTCCTCGACGAACCCCTATAACCAGGCCATGGCCATCTCGTTCCTCGGCGGCTCCACCTTCGGCACCACCTGGAGCGACCTGACCCCGATCCTGCTGATGCTGGTGCTGTCAGTGCCCGTGCTGATCTTCCTGCGCCGCGAGCTGGACCTGATCAGCATCGATGAGCTGACCCCGCGCATCCTCGGAGTCCGGCTGGCTCGGGTGCGCGCGACGGCGCTGATCATCGGAGTGCTGCTCTCGGCGGTCGCCGTCGTCGGAGTCGGGGTGATCAGCTTCGTCGGGCTCGCCGCCCCGCATATGGCACGCATGCTCGTGAGCAGAGAGCACAGATGGTTCCTGCCGGTGGCGGCGCTGCTGGGCGCAGTGCTGGTCTCGGTCTCGGACACCTTCGGCCGGACCGTGATCGCTCCGGATCAGCTTCCGGCGGGGCTCGTGGTCGCGGTGCTCGGCCCGCCCTACCTGCTCTGGCTGCTCAAGCGTTCGACCCGCAGCTGA